The sequence TTGAAAATAGATCAGAAATATTAAAACAAGAAAGACTGGCCTTAgcagcagcaaaaaaaaagaaatttcaGGATGAATTGTCTGCTAAACTGCTGCATCTAAACTTGGACCACTGCTACAGCTCTTCAGTAGACCATTTAGGTGATACTAATGATGAAGGAAAGAAACTGCAGGCTTCTAGAGATTTAGTAGATCAATTCTTCCAAAACCATGTTTGTTTAGACCCTGGGAAGGCAACTGAACTTGAAAGGTCTACACAATTACAGCATTGTTGCGAAGCTTGGCACAATGAAAGAAAATTTAGGATAACGGCGTCAATTATGAAGGAGGTGTCCCATCGCAAGGATACTACAAGTTGCCATGCTTTCATCCAGAGGAAGTTAATGCCCAAACAAATTGACACCAAAGCAATTCGTTACGGCAAGAGCAATGGAGAATTAGCCATCAAGGCATATGTGAATTACCTAAGGAAGGATGACAGAATAGTGAACGTTAGTAAATGTGGTCTATTTATTGATCCATCAGAACCATGGCTAGCTGCTAGCCCAGATGGAATTGTTGTTGAAACCACTTTGAGTAGCCAGAACAAAGGGTGCCTGGAAgtcaaatgtccactagtatgtgAGAAAACTGCTTTTGTAGATGCTTGCAAGTCAGTTACAGGCTTTTGTCTTTTGCAATGTGATGGTCGAATGCAGTTATCCAAATCACATGGTTATCACTACCAGATTCAAACACAAATGCACATAACTCATCTTCCTTGGTGTGACTTCGTTGTATGGTCGCCAACACAAGAACCTTTTGTGCAACGTGTGCTATATGATGCTGGTTTTATGACTACTGCTCTAAGGAAAGCACGTAATTTTTATTTTGACAAGTTTCTTCCGTCAGTGTTATCTAGCATCATGGTATCACCAACTGTTCCTGGAGTTAATGGTCACCATGTCTCTTGTTCATTTACAAATACAACTGATTCAGAAACTAAAATATCAATGAAGGCCACCGTCTACACCACATTAGCATCTACCAATAACTCTAAAGATGCTGCAGGTAATTTCATTCATCCTAACCAAGCTTCAATTTCCTCTACACCAGTAACAATTTCCTCTACACCAGTAACAATTTCCTCTACACCAGTAACAATTTCCTCTACACCAGTAACAATTTCCTCTACACCAGTAACAATTTCCTCTACACCAGTAACAATTTCCTCTACACCAGTAACAATTCCCTCTACAACTGTATCAGTTTCATCAACACAAATGAGAATTTCCTCTACACAACTACCTACATATATGAAGAAAGAAATAGCAACAAGCAATGCACTGTGCCCAGCAACGTCTGCTGATTTGGAGGTCACTGGATCACACATATGCAAATCCTTTCCATTTAATGCAGTCCTAAAAGAACTGAGTGTAAAGTGTCACTTGGTAAATGGAGATGGCAGCTGTTTGTATCATGCAGTTGCTCACCAAGCTGGGTTTATCAGCAAGAACAGTAGAGGTGATATCACCATCAGTTCTCAGCTACGTCAGCTGGCTCTAAACATGATGATGAAGCATCCTGCAGTTCGGGTTGAAGATGGCCTCACAGTAGCACAGTGGCTGCAAAAGAAAGTGACAATTTTGCAACAATCAGAATGGGGTGGAGATTTGGAGCTACGACTATTGGCCATAGGCATACAAAGGGACATAGTTGTAGTTACATCGGATAGTTTTGATAGCTGCTATGCAAGGAGGTTTCCTTGTCAGTCACCACCCTCGCCAAAAATGAAGGGAGGGATTTTTATTCCCCTAACTAGTATTGAGTTGTGTGAGCAATGGAACTCCATGAGTCCAACTCCTCTGTTATTGATCTATAATGGCCAGAACCACTATAATTCAACACTTCCCTATACCTAACTTTACACAGTCTGTTTCAAAACGGAACTTATAGATTATGATAATATTTGTAATCATACTGTTGCTAtttgcatagataatatatactgtTTGTAAATAGATGTAATGTTATTCATATTGATTCGTTACAAACAATTTATATATACAAATGTGAAATATACAAATGTGAAATAGACAAATTAGCTCACCAATGGTGGACTAAAGTTAGTCATCATACAGCACACGTAAATGACTTCATTAATAGAATCCCACATTGCCGCTGGAAGGGTATTACATAAAATATGGTACTCTTTAATGCGTCCTATTGCTCTCTCAACATGTACCCTTAATTGGGCTATCTTCTTAGTCAACAGAACATCATCAGCTGGCATCTGTGTTTTGGAATCCAAGAAGGGAGGTATGTTCAGCCGTACACCAATAGGAGTCAACAAATCTTGGATAACAAAACCTTTATCTGCCATTATTTCATCTCCAGTCTCCAACTTGTC comes from Dysidea avara chromosome 4, odDysAvar1.4, whole genome shotgun sequence and encodes:
- the LOC136252008 gene encoding uncharacterized protein, whose amino-acid sequence is MIERYGTSCFLQLLDNEPAPVENRSEILKQERLALAAAKKKKFQDELSAKLLHLNLDHCYSSSVDHLGDTNDEGKKLQASRDLVDQFFQNHVCLDPGKATELERSTQLQHCCEAWHNERKFRITASIMKEVSHRKDTTSCHAFIQRKLMPKQIDTKAIRYGKSNGELAIKAYVNYLRKDDRIVNVSKCGLFIDPSEPWLAASPDGIVVETTLSSQNKGCLEVKCPLVCEKTAFVDACKSVTGFCLLQCDGRMQLSKSHGYHYQIQTQMHITHLPWCDFVVWSPTQEPFVQRVLYDAGFMTTALRKARNFYFDKFLPSVLSSIMVSPTVPGVNGHHVSCSFTNTTDSETKISMKATVYTTLASTNNSKDAAGNFIHPNQASISSTPVTISSTPVTISSTPVTISSTPVTISSTPVTISSTPVTISSTPVTIPSTTVSVSSTQMRISSTQLPTYMKKEIATSNALCPATSADLEVTGSHICKSFPFNAVLKELSVKCHLVNGDGSCLYHAVAHQAGFISKNSRGDITISSQLRQLALNMMMKHPAVRVEDGLTVAQWLQKKVTILQQSEWGGDLELRLLAIGIQRDIVVVTSDSFDSCYARRFPCQSPPSPKMKGGIFIPLTSIELCEQWNSMSPTPLLLIYNGQNHYNSTLPYT